The genomic region TGATTAAAGAAAATATATATAGCAGCTTCTGTTTCCGCGCAAATTATGGTGCTTGCCCCCTAAGCCTTGAGTTTGGAAATCTTTTGAAGTTGAGCACCTTTAACTCACCACAACGATTGCACAGGGTGCACGTCGCATAAGCAAGAAATTGGCTGCTTCCACAAACTTCTAAACACGCAAAAAACCCCCGACCATTTTTCAATGATCGGGGGTTTCAATTACCTATCTGGTGGAGCTGAAGAGAATTGAACTCTTGACCTCTTGAATGCCATTCAAGCGCTCTCCCAACTGAGCTACAGCCCCATGAGGAATTTGGATTTATACCTTTTCGCCGTGGGCCGCAAGTATTTATTTCATCTAGTCAAAAGAAAATGCTGAGAGCGGTGCGCCCATAGCTCTTCCATGCCATGCGAGTTTGCCCTGCGCGGCTCCGGCAGCCCCGGCAATCACCATGAGCGGGATCAGATGCTCCTCGCGCGGGTGGGCAAAGCGCGCACCTGGGGCCTTTTCCCATTCCGCAAGGGCCGCGTTGCGCATGACGGCGTTGGGGTTGCGCACGGCATCCGTCAGCCAGTTGTCAAAAACATCCGCCCCATCAATGGGCGTGTTATCCCCGTAGCGGAAGGCCCGCATGTTGTGAAAGCTCATGCCGCTGCCCACAAACAGCACTCCCTCTTCTCGAAGTGGGGCCAGCGCCCGGCCCAGCGCCAGATGCTCCAGCGGATCAAGCCCCCGCCTCAGCGATATTTGCACCGTGGGGATCTGCGCCTCTGGGTACATCAGCAGGCCCGGCACAAACACGCCGTGGTCAAAGTCCCGCGTAGTGTCCTCTGCCAGCGGCAGTCCTGCCGAGCGCATGCACTGGCCCACACGGTCAAACAGTTCCGGGGCTGGCGGCGCAGGCCACTGCAACTCATAGGTATGCGGCGGAAAGTCATAATAATCATAATACAGGCCCGGTGTCCGCGTGGTCAACAGGGTAAATTCCTGCTGCTCCCAATGGGCGGAGAATACAATCTGCGCCTTTGGCTGTTGCGGCAACGTCGCCGGGATGGAGCGCATCCAGCCGCCAAGGGCATTCCATGTGTCCGGCGGCATCCAGTCCATAAAAAAGCAGGGGCCGCCGCCGTGGGGGATGTAAAATGCGGGCATGGTCATGGTGCGCCTCGCTGGTGGGGGTGGATGTCACAAAACTAGCTTGAGGAGGGAAGATGCAGTAATCAGCGTAGCGCCAAATCCTGTCGGGGCCAAGAGCCGTAGTGACCAGTGCAGACAAATTTTTGGGGTTGGAAGCCAAGCCCATAATGAAGGCGGGCATTCCGCAGAATACCCGCCTGTGCATGCAGTCATGTTTGCGGGCCGTGCCCGTTACCCATTCTCGCGCCACGCGCCGCGCCCAGTTACCCACAGCCAGAGGCACAGCGCACCGAGCAGCACGGCAAAACCCAGGTGGATAAGGTCAATAAAGGTCGTCATGCCCGGCGAAAACGTGATGGAAGGCAGATTTTTGGCAACGCGGGCCATGCCGCTCAGCACCACAACGCCAAGCACTGCCAGCCGCACCTTGCCCCAGTAGGCAAGGCGGCCCCGCAGCCTGCCGCGCACCTGCAGGGTCAGCCAATACAGGCCCAATGCCAGCAGCAGGGCCGCCAGAACATAATGGACATTCAGCGTGGTGTAAAAATCACCTGTCCATGTGAGGCCGGGAACTTTGGCAATGCCGTAGCGGCTTGCCACGGGCAATTGCATCATGCCCGTAAAGCCGAGCAGCAGAGCCACTGCCACCCACAGCTTCTTGAGCAATCCTCCGGAGAGGGCAGCTTCAGCTCTTGGGTCATGCAGCGCACCCTGAGGGCGGGCCTGCGTGTGTTTGTGGTTCGGGCCTTGTTCCTGGCGCGCGGCGTTCACCAGCGCCCCTGCCACACCCACCAGTGGTGCGGTCATCATCATGCGGGTGAGGTTGCCAGCCTGCGCCATGGAGTCCGCCACCGGCCCAAAGGTAGGCTTGCCGGGGCCGGGTTTGGCCTGCGCCGCCAGTTCGGAAAACGGCACGGGCGACAGATAAAAAGTATTGGTGCCGCCGTTTTCCGTCACGCCATAAAGGTACGCGCCGCGCTCCTGTGCCAGCGTGCGGGCCTGCGCCAGAATTTCATCGCGCGGGCCAATGGTCTGCACCTGCTGAGGGCAAACCTCCACACAGGCGGGCAGTTGGCCGTGGGCAAAGCTGTCCGCGCAGCGGTCGCACTTGTACATGATGCCGTTGCCTGCAAAGCGCGGCATGAGGTCAAGATACAGTCCTACGCCCGATTGTCGTTGCGGTATATGCCAGGGGCAGACCGTGCGGCATTTGGCCCCGCCAAGGCAGGTCTGGCTGTCGATGCTCACCGTGCCGGTTTCTGGCTGGCGGCTGGCAGCGCCCCAGGGGCAGAGATTGGCGCAGGGCGGGTTTGTGCAGTGCAGGCAGCGGCGGGGAATGTGCAGTTCAAGCGGCGCACCGTCCTTCTGCACGGTAACGCTCTCGATATACAGCCAGTTGTACGGCGTGAGCCTGTCGTCCACATCCCGCTTGCCAGACCAATCCTCGTCCTTGGTTCCAGGCGGAAACATGACCGGCAGGGGCTTTTTGACTTTCGGATAACGGCTCCCGTTGCGCTCGCGGCAGCCTTCCACGCACTGGCCACAGCCGATGCATTTTTCAATGTCGAGTAATGTTGCGTATTCCGCGTGCTGGGCAGACGCGCTTGCGCCCGTTTCGGACCGGGCATCCAGCCCCACAGCCGCAATGCCTGCCGCAGAGGCCGCGCCCACCAGAAAATTACGTCGGGTCAGTGCCATGTATGCTCCTTATCGGCGTATGCGGGCGCAAGGGTGCAGCCGAATTGCCGATTATTACGATTCATTCGCAATATGGCATATTCCGAAAAAGAGTGCAATTTATAGCATACTTTTATGGTGCGGTTTGTGGGCAAAACAGGCAAGGGAAAAACTAGGGAAATGAAAGAGAAGCAGGCCCGAAAATCAGGCCCAAGCGGCTGGGAAATCAGGCCGAATAGGTCGCAAGAGGAGGCTATTTTTCGCGGGGCAGCACTGGTACATAGACATCGTGGGTACCGGACTGAAAAAAGCGGC from Desulfovibrio sp. UIB00 harbors:
- a CDS encoding dioxygenase: MTMPAFYIPHGGGPCFFMDWMPPDTWNALGGWMRSIPATLPQQPKAQIVFSAHWEQQEFTLLTTRTPGLYYDYYDFPPHTYELQWPAPPAPELFDRVGQCMRSAGLPLAEDTTRDFDHGVFVPGLLMYPEAQIPTVQISLRRGLDPLEHLALGRALAPLREEGVLFVGSGMSFHNMRAFRYGDNTPIDGADVFDNWLTDAVRNPNAVMRNAALAEWEKAPGARFAHPREEHLIPLMVIAGAAGAAQGKLAWHGRAMGAPLSAFSFD
- a CDS encoding 4Fe-4S dicluster domain-containing protein, translating into MALTRRNFLVGAASAAGIAAVGLDARSETGASASAQHAEYATLLDIEKCIGCGQCVEGCRERNGSRYPKVKKPLPVMFPPGTKDEDWSGKRDVDDRLTPYNWLYIESVTVQKDGAPLELHIPRRCLHCTNPPCANLCPWGAASRQPETGTVSIDSQTCLGGAKCRTVCPWHIPQRQSGVGLYLDLMPRFAGNGIMYKCDRCADSFAHGQLPACVEVCPQQVQTIGPRDEILAQARTLAQERGAYLYGVTENGGTNTFYLSPVPFSELAAQAKPGPGKPTFGPVADSMAQAGNLTRMMMTAPLVGVAGALVNAARQEQGPNHKHTQARPQGALHDPRAEAALSGGLLKKLWVAVALLLGFTGMMQLPVASRYGIAKVPGLTWTGDFYTTLNVHYVLAALLLALGLYWLTLQVRGRLRGRLAYWGKVRLAVLGVVVLSGMARVAKNLPSITFSPGMTTFIDLIHLGFAVLLGALCLWLWVTGRGAWRENG